Within Candidatus Hydrogenedentota bacterium, the genomic segment TGATCAGTTTCGGCTCCCGTGTTTCCACGGCCCCTTCCGGCGTGAAATCGGCTGCACCGTCATCTTCTCCCGATTCACCCGCCGCGCTTCCCCCAAGCAAAGCCGCCTCCAGCATGACGCGGGGCGGCAGCTCCTCACCGCCATAGCTGCGGCTGGCGACAGAAAAATCCGTACGTGCGCCGGCACCCGGCTCGATGTCGTTGAAATCCACCAGAATGGTCGGCGAACCCAGAAAACGCAATCGCCGAGCCTCTTCCGGTCCGCGCACGAGGACTTCCTGGATTTCGGCATCCACGCCCAGCGCCGCGACGGTCTCCGTAACCATGGCGATGGCCGCCCGGGCATTGGGGCAGTCTTCGGTGTAGAGGATGTCGATGTTCATCGGGAACTCCCGGACGTTGGGTGAGGGAAATGGGTCTTATGGGTCGTATGGGTCGTATGGGATGATAACAAGCCTTATTGATGAACCTGCGAATTCACGGGAACCCAAAGACCCATCGAGAGTATGCACACAAGCCTACAGCCTACAGCCTACAGCCTACAGCCTACAGCCTACAGCCTACAGCCTACAGCCTACAGCCTACAGCCTA encodes:
- a CDS encoding YHS domain-containing protein, which codes for MNIDILYTEDCPNARAAIAMVTETVAALGVDAEIQEVLVRGPEEARRLRFLGSPTILVDFNDIEPGAGARTDFSVASRSYGGEELPPRVMLEAALLGGSAAGESGEDDGAADFTPEGAVETREPKLINTPICPGCLSSLVRLGMHKATGVAHNYRGREYYFCSRDCVDVFEQDPDRCLRELKDLIVCPVCLGERYLRSARMTPVEGSIYYICRAPRCQEYFQEAPDFYLKRLAGSIKNAGVKDHDGVSLG